The DNA window TACTACTATCAGAAATGATTAGggcttttgtttcccactcttttgtgagatatctcaacactcttctcacTAGCACAGATTCTGAATGTGTGATTCCAAGAGCATCTAAGCCAACAGTGATGATATTGAAccgttcgaacagttcatcaatggactctccttccttcattgcaaacatttcATATTCCCTGTTTAACATGTCTGTCCGAGTTTTCTTTACAATGGtagttccttcatgagtgatttgcaacttgtcccagatttcctttgccgttgtgcatcgtgatactcgtcggtactcctcaaagctgatagcacagttaaGCAGATTGGTtgccttggcatttaactccaccgTCTTCCTATCTTCCTCGGTCCAGCTTGCTTCTGGTTTAAGAGATACTACTCCTTGAGCATTTGTGGTAGTTGGAAATTTAGGACCTTCCAAGATGATCTTCCAAAGTCTGTAATCCACGGCTTGtacaaatatcttcatcctttccttccaataggtataatttttcccattgaagaggggaggtctgttgcttgattgaCCTTCAGCCAGATTGTATGATAACACACTTGCGCCACTGTTTTCTGCCATGAGGATCTTTACTCCAAGCtacaaagcttgatctctttgagaccaagctctgataccaattgatggtttcagtggctaagagaagagggggttgaatcttagccccctttttaaATGCTAACACTTGCTGTCCTTCAGAGaagacttttctatttttgctcGTCACTAGACACGAGcaactttgttttgtctcgtcccttgccacgagattttttgttttgtctcgtcacttggcacgagataattctagtttttgctcctgtgtagtggaaaacagaaatggagtagaaaaagaagaagattgcAACCAGATATATCATGGTTCGGCTGCTAAGTgtagtgcagcctacatccagtctccatcacaaacatgatggaatttcactataatcaatctgattacaacttgtaaagtgctaacccaacttacaaggggattcccacagaatcatgatacacaacatagatgaacaaaggacctctaagacatctatggctttttcttttaattttgcactctctgcctttttccgctctatgactttttcatacaaacctcacttgtttgcctttttccatgagactcaagacatgacaaaattaaacagaaaaatacaaaacagaaaacattgaaggagaagagaaatctgTTAGCTCGGGTAACTCTGAGAAtactgtgccttgcactctcacactTTCTCCTTGCTCCAAACCGTGGctgttctctctttttatagaagagggaagcctccaccaatgacttcatctgcttcaatctctgccttcaaccatcacttcgccactctagctactccctgtggtggttgagcagaatcaaagacaagccatgcttcaagaatctcctcTAGCTGGCcaaatcttcttcttccatttttgagcatgaaaggctCAAGATGAtctcaccaaatctaaccacatttggtGAATATCTTAGCCACAGCTCACTTTTATTTTGGTGCCATCATCATGATGGTCTTGTAGCTTGTTTTCTCTCCTTTTGGTAGCTCCTTTTTTGCTTCCATGGCTGCCAATATTTTCTGTGCAATAAccgaagagagaaagagatgagagagaaataaagaatctgaagaaaagcAATGTAGAGTGGTTAAACACATTAAGAGCTTGCTTTTACTTCCGTTAGAGTGGCGTGCATAGTCATAATAGCCATCAAatcaatcttctctctctttcttatgtttccaatgcattaaatcaaatttgaattccatccaAAGTGAGGAATGGAATCCGTTGGAGGCAATGAACCAATTTTCTTTGCTTCttgggttcggtcatgtatggaaACATTCATCAGAATTGAGTTTGGGCTATGTTGCAATAAAGCTTAATTCTGACCCAATAAAATTCTGATTCAATTAATTTGGGCTTTGTGACATTATAATCAAAGCTGACCCATTTagataacatttgctttcctgataaaATTGATTTCGGATCAAGCATGGAAGGCATTTGTTTGGGCTTGCAACAATTTATTCTGGCCCAATTATAACTAGCTCTAATTGCAACAGTTGGgctttgttaattttcttttgtttcggCCCAGCATaaaatctgcacaacaaaattattaattaagcaagtatgaattaagattaaattaataattttgtatttaaatattttaataatgtttgttcatcatcaaaattaaataagagttttccaaactcatcatgaATGTTGCATCACCAGAAGAGATAGTTCTTTCCAGCTGGGTATATAAATGCTATGCGGCGGGGCAGTTGAATAAGCTTGTAGCAGATGATGAAGGCGAATATGTAGATTGGAAAATACTGGAAAGAATGGTGAAGTTGGGGTTGTGGTGTGTTCAAGACAAACCATCTCTTCGTCCCACGATGAAGGATGTGATCTTAATGTTGGAAGGACTGAAAGATATTCCGGTTCCTCCCTCTCCAGCCTTTTTTGTTGAATAATCTAGGGACACCACAGTccatttttatgttcttgtcaTGCATGTTGTGTGTAGCGTTTGTACTTGTCGTGCCATCGATGGGAGTACATAAAAAGAAAGATTTATGTTTTCATATTGCATTAATAATAACAgttgtttataaattatatttacatGTATGCCAGTGGAGATTCACAACATAATAATAGTTTTTCATTTCTCAACACTTTGGATTTAAATCGATGAATCTTCCCCTGCATTACATAGGTAATTTACATGTTatattcatattgatttatgcGGTTCAACAGGGGATTCACTAACTCGAAACTTTGACCGAGTTCATGGTCTCATTGAGCTTTAATAAAATGATGTATGAGTTCCTTGTTTACTAGGTCTAAAGACCGTAGAAGATACTGCAAATGTGTGATAATGAAGATTGACGTTCATTGTCTAGTTAGAAAGCTTCTTAGGCTTTTCTTCACTAGGTGTTTTTCCACAACTGGTCCAAGAAAATTTTGGTCTTATTTGTTTGCACCATTGATAGTTTTCCACTTGATGTTGATTTGAGTGGTTATAGATGAAGCAAGGTCTTTGTATGGCATTTCCTATAAAGTTCAAAGCACGAAAGGCAATGATGTTATGAGCCAGTTTGCATCTCTTGTTATCAAGACCAAAGTGCTGATTTGAGTAGTTATGAATACTCTTTCTGCAAGTGCCATTGGTATCTTCCTATTGCTCTTGTTCTTATGTTATGTAGGAAGAACAACAGAAACACAAGTTCCAGCTACAAACATAACACCAGGTTCCTTACTTCACCCTGCTACTTACCCTACTCACTGGTCCTCTTCTTCTGGCCAATTTGCATTTGGCTTTTATAAGCAAGGTAGTGGCTATGCCGTTGGAATCTGGTTGGTTGATGCGAAGAACAATACGGTGGTATGGACTGCAAACCGAGACGATCCACCAGTTACTTCAAATGCAACTCTACAGCTGACTGCACAAAGTAAATTTGTTGTGCAAACAGAGCAAGGAAAACAGAAGCTTATTGCCAAAGCAATTGCTTCCTCCGCTTCCATGCTCGATTCTGGAAACTTTGTACTATATAACCAGACTAAGGGTGTCATATGGCAGAGTTTCGATTACCCAACTGACACTATGTTGGGTGGTCAATCTCTACCTTCTGGAGGTCAATTGTTGTCTAGTTCTTCAGATACCAATCACTCAAGTGGACGATTTCGCCTCAAGATGCAGGATGATGGAGAATTCAGTCTGTATCCAGAATTCACAACTGACACGAGGAGGGATGCTTACTGGCCGTCAGATATATACCTTGGTGATAAGATAGTCAAAGGCAAAGCTTATCTTTACCTCAACAAAACAGGTTTGCTGGTGTCCAAGAATGGTAGCAATAGTGTTATTTCGAGCCATTATGGACCTTATTCTGGCGATAGTGTCGGCAGCAACCAGACCATTTATCGTGCAACCCTGGACCCTGATGGGGTTTTCAGGCTGTATGCTCATGATAAAGGTAGTGAGTCCAAGAAAGTTTCACAGTGGCCATGGGATGACGGATGTGAGGTAAAGGGTTACTGTGGCTTTAACAGCTACTGTACATTCAACGACGACAAACCGGACTGCTATTGTCTTGAAGGTTTCGACTTTATAGAGCCAGATCAACGCACTCTTGGCTGCAAAAGGAACTTCTCAATTGCAGAGTGTAGAGGTGAGAAAGGCAGCGCAGCTGCACCCTATTATAACATGGTCACAATGCTAGATATTCAATGGGAGGATCACGCTTATTTTGGGGCCTATATGGAGCACCAAGAAGAATGCTCTGATTCTTGTTTGGCTGATTGCAACTGTTGGGGTGCCCTTTATGAGAACGGGAACTGCTTGAAACAAGGGATGCCTTTCAGATATGTCTCAAGGAGAGTTGAAGGGTTCTCAGCCAACACAATGTTCTTAAAGGTGGGAAATATCACCCATAAAAACAGGAATCCTAATGATGTATTCATGCCTCTCCCAATCAGGAGTACTAGCAACAAAGCAGTTGTCACTATCATTGTCATCACATCGGTGTTCACTCTTCTTTTATGCTCAATGATCGCCATCTCTTGCCACCTGATTTACAAGATTCGAGTTCTAAGGCTTCAGAGGCAGATGGAGACTGGGAACTTAGGCCTAAATGAAGAAGTGGCCTTGAGAAGATTTTCATACAGTGAACTGAAGCGGGCAACAAATGGTTTCAAGCAAGAGCTGGGTAAGGGTTCTTTTGGAGCAGTCTACAAAGGCAGCTTATACAAAAGTAGAAGATCCATTGCAGTGAAGAGACTAGAGAAGCTagttgaagaaggagaaagagagtTCCAAGCAGAGGTGCGAGCCATCGGAAAAACACATCACAGGAACCTTGTTCGCTTGCTGGGATTTTGTGCCGAGGGTCCCAAGAGGCTTCTGGTCTATGAATACATGAGTAATGGTTCCCTTGGAAAGCTCATCTTTGGGGGTGAAAAGCGTCCAGA is part of the Arachis duranensis cultivar V14167 chromosome 1, aradu.V14167.gnm2.J7QH, whole genome shotgun sequence genome and encodes:
- the LOC107472018 gene encoding G-type lectin S-receptor-like serine/threonine-protein kinase LECRK1; protein product: MNTLSASAIGIFLLLLFLCYVGRTTETQVPATNITPGSLLHPATYPTHWSSSSGQFAFGFYKQGSGYAVGIWLVDAKNNTVVWTANRDDPPVTSNATLQLTAQSKFVVQTEQGKQKLIAKAIASSASMLDSGNFVLYNQTKGVIWQSFDYPTDTMLGGQSLPSGGQLLSSSSDTNHSSGRFRLKMQDDGEFSLYPEFTTDTRRDAYWPSDIYLGDKIVKGKAYLYLNKTGLLVSKNGSNSVISSHYGPYSGDSVGSNQTIYRATLDPDGVFRLYAHDKGSESKKVSQWPWDDGCEVKGYCGFNSYCTFNDDKPDCYCLEGFDFIEPDQRTLGCKRNFSIAECRGEKGSAAAPYYNMVTMLDIQWEDHAYFGAYMEHQEECSDSCLADCNCWGALYENGNCLKQGMPFRYVSRRVEGFSANTMFLKVGNITHKNRNPNDVFMPLPIRSTSNKAVVTIIVITSVFTLLLCSMIAISCHLIYKIRVLRLQRQMETGNLGLNEEVALRRFSYSELKRATNGFKQELGKGSFGAVYKGSLYKSRRSIAVKRLEKLVEEGEREFQAEVRAIGKTHHRNLVRLLGFCAEGPKRLLVYEYMSNGSLGKLIFGGEKRPDWDERVRIALDIARGILYLHEECEAPIIHCDIKPQNILMDEFWTAKISDFGLAKLLMPDQTRTFTGIRGTRGYVAPEWHKNTPISVKADVYSYGVVLLEVICCRRNIEISVSVPEEILLSSWTYNCFVAKELHKLVPREIVDKNVLENMVKVALWCIQDEPALRPTMKSVVLMLEGVTDVAIPPCPTTSISM